Genomic segment of Terriglobia bacterium:
GCAATCGCGTGGGCAGCGTGGCGCCCGGCGCGGCGCCGCCGCCAATCACGGACTCACCCTCGATCACCTCTGCCGTCAGCGGCGGTTGGAGGATGCGCGCCAGTGCTTGCGCGCGTTGTCCGATGTCATCGGCCGACAGACGCATCATGCGCAGCGCGGGAACGGCGTCATGGTCCTGGCGGACGTAGGCGACGAGCGTCGCCTCCAGCGCGGCGTAGATGAGCTTGTCAACGCGCAGGGCGCGAAACAGCGGGTTGGAGCGGATGCGCGCAATCACCTCGCGGCGCCCGCTGAGCATGCCTGCCTGTGGCCCGCCGAGCAGCTTGTCGCCGCTGTAGGTGACAACGTCCACCCCGGCGCGCAGACTGTCGCCCACACCCGGTTCGCCGCTGATGCCGATGGTTCGCAGATCGAGCAACGCTCCGCTGCCCAGGTCTTCCACGACCGGCAGTCCGCGCTGGTGCGCCAGCTCAACCAGTTCCTCCAGCGAGGGCTGCTCGGTGAAACCGACGATCTGAAAATTCGAGCGGTGTACGCGGAGGATCAGCCGGGTGCGGTCGTTGATGGCGCGTTCGTAGTCGGCAAGGCGCGTGCGATTGGTGGTGCCGACCTCGCGCAGCGTCGCGCCGGACTTGGTCATCACGTCGGGGATGCGGAACGAGCCGCCGATCTCCACCAACTCGCCGCGCGAGACCACCACCTCGCCGCCGTCGGCCAGGGTGTTCAGCGCCAGCAGCACGGCGGCGGCATTGTTGTTGACCACCACGGTGGAAACATCCGGGTACTCGCCGAGCAGGCGCGCAAACAGCCGCTCCAGGTGGACGTCGCGCTTGCCGCGCTCGCCGGAGTCCAAATTGAATTCCAGATTGGAGTACGCGGTCGCGACCTGGCGGGCGTGGTCGAGGGCAGCCGAAGCCAGCGGCGCGCGGCCCAGGTTGGTATGCAGGACGACGCCGGTGGCGTTGATCACCGGCCGCAGCGACAGTTGCAACGAGCGTCGCAACTCGCGTTCCACTGCCTCGGCCAGTCCGGCGACGGCGAGTTCAACCTGGGGTTCATCGAGCCGCCCCGCCGCGATCTCGGCGCGCAGGCGGTCGAGCACGGCGCGCGCGGCGTCGAGCGTGGCGGCGCGGCCGTCGCGCTCCGCAATGGGCGCGATCGCGGGGTTACGCAACAGCTCGTCGACCGAAGGCAGCCGGCGGAAGAGTTGCGCGTTCCGGGTTGCGACTTTTGAGTTCTTCGCCATTCCGAGGGGAGATTATTTCACCACGGAGGGACCGAGACACGGAGAAAAGCTTTAACCGCGGATTTACACGGATACTCACGGATGAATTGGAAGAGAGGTTGATCAGTGTGAATCGGTGGCAATCCGTGGTTAATTTTTGTTACTCCGCGCCTCCGTGTCTCTTGAGTTCTTGGCCATCGCTCTGCGGGATTATTTCACCACCGAGGCACGGAGACACGGAGAAAAGCTTTAACCGCGGATTTACGCGGATACTCACGGATGCATTGGAAGAGAGGTTGATCAGTGCGAATCGGCGGCAAACCGTGGTTAATTTTTGTTACTCCGCGCCTCCGTGTCTCCGAGGTGATTTTCTCGTATAGTTATCGCGCTTGCCCTTACCAGAACGAAAGCTGATCGAGAGGATTCGCGCCCACGCGAGTGTGGCAGACGCGCCCTCGCGTGTGCTGGTCCGCGGCATTGGCGACGACTGCGCCGTGCTGCGTCCACTGCGCGGGCATGAACTGCTCATCACCACCGATTTCAGCCTGGAAGACGTGCACTTCCGGCGCGACTGGCACCCTGCCGAGTGCGCCGGGCATCGCTGCCTGGCGCGCGGGCTGAG
This window contains:
- the selA gene encoding L-seryl-tRNA(Sec) selenium transferase: MAKNSKVATRNAQLFRRLPSVDELLRNPAIAPIAERDGRAATLDAARAVLDRLRAEIAAGRLDEPQVELAVAGLAEAVERELRRSLQLSLRPVINATGVVLHTNLGRAPLASAALDHARQVATAYSNLEFNLDSGERGKRDVHLERLFARLLGEYPDVSTVVVNNNAAAVLLALNTLADGGEVVVSRGELVEIGGSFRIPDVMTKSGATLREVGTTNRTRLADYERAINDRTRLILRVHRSNFQIVGFTEQPSLEELVELAHQRGLPVVEDLGSGALLDLRTIGISGEPGVGDSLRAGVDVVTYSGDKLLGGPQAGMLSGRREVIARIRSNPLFRALRVDKLIYAALEATLVAYVRQDHDAVPALRMMRLSADDIGQRAQALARILQPPLTAEVIEGESVIGGGAAPGATLPTRLLAITIEGLSADEVATRLRKNDPPIVARVEEGRVLLDLRTVFPEQDGEIAKALSSLSMRQ